The Sandaracinaceae bacterium genome window below encodes:
- the nth gene encoding endonuclease III: protein MTRKEKAARILAQLDELYPTQPIPLDHESPFTLLVAVLLSAQTTDKKVNQVTPALFAAANTPEAMAALPVETILEHIRQVGLAPTKARNIQALSELLVSRHAGVVPASFEALEALPGVGHKTASVVMAQAFGVPAFPVDTHIHRLAERWGLSSGKNVETTERDLKALFPEDTWNRAHLQIIFFGREHCPAQRHDMAGCPICGWAASKKRIQQG, encoded by the coding sequence ATGACGCGAAAGGAGAAAGCCGCGCGCATCCTGGCCCAGCTGGACGAGCTCTACCCCACCCAGCCCATCCCGCTGGACCACGAGAGCCCCTTCACCCTGCTTGTGGCGGTGCTGCTCAGCGCCCAGACCACCGACAAGAAGGTCAATCAGGTGACCCCGGCGCTCTTCGCGGCCGCCAACACCCCGGAGGCCATGGCCGCGCTGCCCGTCGAGACCATCCTCGAGCACATTCGGCAGGTGGGCCTCGCGCCCACCAAGGCCCGCAACATCCAGGCTCTCTCCGAGCTGCTGGTCTCGCGGCACGCGGGCGTGGTGCCAGCCAGCTTCGAGGCCCTCGAGGCCCTGCCCGGCGTGGGGCACAAGACCGCGTCGGTGGTCATGGCGCAGGCCTTCGGGGTGCCGGCCTTCCCGGTGGACACCCACATTCACCGGCTGGCCGAGCGCTGGGGGCTGAGCAGCGGCAAGAACGTGGAGACCACCGAGCGGGACCTGAAGGCGCTGTTCCCCGAGGACACGTGGAACCGGGCGCACCTGCAGATCATCTTCTTCGGGCGCGAGCACTGCCCGGCGCAGCGGCACGACATGGCCGGCTGCCCCATCTGCGGCTGGGCGGCTTCGAAGAAGCGCATCCAGCAGGGCTGA
- a CDS encoding Hsp70 family protein, with amino-acid sequence MSHVIGIDLGTTNSCVAIVESGSPTVIANKQGYKTTPSIVAITESGERLVGQVAARQAITNPLDTAYATKRLIGRDFDSEEVRQSPVQRVLPHRGWAGR; translated from the coding sequence ATGTCGCACGTGATTGGAATTGACCTCGGAACCACCAACAGCTGCGTCGCGATCGTCGAGAGCGGCTCCCCCACCGTCATCGCGAACAAGCAGGGCTACAAGACCACCCCGTCCATCGTGGCCATCACCGAGTCTGGCGAGCGTCTGGTGGGCCAGGTCGCTGCCCGTCAGGCCATCACGAACCCGCTCGACACCGCCTATGCGACCAAGCGCCTGATCGGGCGCGACTTCGACAGCGAGGAGGTGCGTCAGAGCCCAGTCCAACGTGTCCTACCGCATCGTGGGTGGGC